Within Cellulophaga sp. L1A9, the genomic segment GAGAATATCAATTTAGTGGAGATTCTTGTGGTGTTATTTCTTTAATTCATGAGCAATCTCAAGATATTAGTCAAGGTGTAGATCGTGGTTCTAAAGAAGAGCAAGGTGCAGGAGACCAAGGGATGATGTTTGGGTATGCGACCAAAGAAACGGAAAACTATATGCCTTTGGCTTTAGATATTTCGCATAAAATATTACAGATCTTAGCAGACTTAAGAAGAGAAGGTAAAGAGATTTCATATTTAAGACCAGATGCAAAAGCACAAGTAACTATAGAGTATAGTGATGAAAATGTGCCGCAACGTATAGACACTATTGTAGTATCTACTCAACACGATGCATTTGATGCTGATGATGAAAAAATGTTAGCAAAAATTAAAACAGATATTATTTCTATTTTAATTCCTAAAGTAAAAGAACAATTGCCAGTACATATTCAGGCTTTGTTTGATGATGCAATTACGTACCATATAAATCCAACAGGAAAATTTGTTATCGGTGGCCCTCATGGAGATACGGGTTTAACAGGTCGTAAGATTATTGTAGATACTTATGGTGGTAAAGGTGCTCATGGTGGTGGCGCTTTTAGTGGTAAAGATCCAAGTAAAGTAGATAGAAGTGCGGCGTATGCTGCGCGTCATGCTGCTAAAAATTTAGTAGCTGCAGGAGTGGCTGATGAAATTTTAGTTCA encodes:
- the metK gene encoding methionine adenosyltransferase, coding for MAYLFTSESVSEGHPDKVADQISDALLDNFLAFDPESKVACETLVTTGQVVLAGEVKSDTYLDVQQIARDVINKIGYTKGEYQFSGDSCGVISLIHEQSQDISQGVDRGSKEEQGAGDQGMMFGYATKETENYMPLALDISHKILQILADLRREGKEISYLRPDAKAQVTIEYSDENVPQRIDTIVVSTQHDAFDADDEKMLAKIKTDIISILIPKVKEQLPVHIQALFDDAITYHINPTGKFVIGGPHGDTGLTGRKIIVDTYGGKGAHGGGAFSGKDPSKVDRSAAYAARHAAKNLVAAGVADEILVQVSYAIGVVEPTSIYVDTYGTSKVNLNDGQIAKKVAELFDMRPFAIEARLKLRNPIYLETAAYGHMGKEPITVTKTFESPYNGRVEKEVELFTWEKLDMLDEVKAAFGI